A genomic region of Nitrosomonas ureae contains the following coding sequences:
- the pyrE gene encoding orotate phosphoribosyltransferase → MSDDFRQAFIQFAIARKVLCFGEFKTKAGRMSPYFFNAGLFNDGDALRKLGQFYAKAIVAAALPFDMLFGPAYKGIPLASAIVIALAEMGHNYPFCFNRKEAKDHGEGGVLVGAPLSGRVLIVDDVISAGTSVRESVELIKNSGATPSGVVIALDRMERGMGELSAVQEVQQMHGFPVTSIINLDDLVEFLQNHREFLQYLPAVERYRAQYGIK, encoded by the coding sequence ATGTCTGATGATTTCCGGCAAGCCTTCATTCAATTCGCTATTGCGCGCAAAGTATTATGCTTTGGTGAATTTAAAACCAAAGCGGGGCGCATGTCACCGTATTTTTTCAATGCAGGGCTATTTAACGATGGTGATGCGCTGCGTAAACTCGGGCAATTTTACGCCAAAGCGATTGTTGCTGCAGCGCTTCCGTTCGACATGCTGTTCGGCCCGGCGTATAAAGGCATTCCGCTGGCCAGTGCGATTGTCATTGCACTGGCTGAGATGGGACATAACTATCCGTTCTGTTTTAACCGCAAGGAGGCCAAAGATCATGGCGAAGGCGGGGTGCTGGTCGGTGCACCGCTGAGCGGTCGAGTGCTGATTGTTGATGATGTCATTTCCGCAGGTACTTCGGTGCGTGAATCGGTCGAACTGATTAAGAACTCAGGCGCAACACCCTCCGGTGTCGTGATTGCGCTCGATCGTATGGAGCGAGGAATGGGAGAACTTTCTGCGGTTCAGGAAGTGCAGCAGATGCATGGTTTTCCGGTGACTTCAATTATCAATCTGGACGATCTGGTGGAATTTTTGCAGAATCATCGAGAATTCTTGCAGTATCTTCCTGCAGTCGAGCGCTATCGCGCACAGTATGGGATCAAATAA
- a CDS encoding L,D-transpeptidase family protein: MIRYQLKISLLTLRYFCYLFLLFNPIHSIALLIDSKEIERQLSNSAIELNKTGHSDLQRFYAARNYQPVWLSGESESPQLKIALAFIASAETEGLNSQDYQLQHLVQLLQNSDQSSSAATDLEIRTTHAVLKLATDLSRGRFSATAADPDWHIPRADFDAVAFLQAAIYAGHLEDSLQKLSPQTLNYQLLKRTLAHYQELLRNTSEWVRIPSSPSIRPGDTYPSIPLIRQRIAQAYTADGLPEFSLIPNANQLYDTELVAAIKAFQAQHGLNTDGIIGKNTINALNIPLEWKIRQLRINMERLRWLPRNLGQRHLLVNTAGFYLTAIENDEPVLNMRIIVGRDYRSTPSFNGALSYMVLNPYWNVPASIARKDLLPKQQQDPTYFTTAGFKVYPAQERGAQALDPGMIDWHELKQRFPYFLRQDPGSHNALGKIKFMFSNPFSIYLHDTPSKSLFRKDIRTFSSGCIRLEKPFELAAFALNQPSLPEKFSADLESDKTITTHLPKPLPIYMVYITAWADEHEKVYFYPDIYDRDLRALRHARW, from the coding sequence GTGATCCGCTATCAACTCAAGATCTCTCTACTGACACTCCGGTATTTTTGCTATCTTTTCCTTCTATTCAATCCCATCCATTCAATCGCACTGCTCATAGATTCAAAGGAAATTGAACGGCAACTATCCAACTCCGCCATCGAGTTAAACAAGACCGGACATTCTGATTTACAGCGGTTCTACGCTGCCAGGAATTATCAACCGGTATGGCTCTCGGGAGAATCAGAATCACCGCAACTGAAAATAGCATTGGCATTCATTGCCAGTGCAGAAACTGAAGGATTGAATAGCCAGGATTATCAATTACAGCATTTGGTGCAATTACTACAAAATTCCGATCAATCTTCATCAGCAGCAACTGACCTGGAGATCCGCACGACACACGCCGTATTAAAGCTAGCCACGGATTTATCCCGTGGTCGTTTTTCCGCAACTGCGGCCGACCCCGATTGGCATATTCCACGGGCCGACTTTGATGCAGTCGCATTCTTGCAAGCAGCCATATACGCTGGTCATTTGGAAGATTCACTACAGAAATTGTCTCCGCAAACGCTCAATTATCAATTGCTCAAACGTACCCTGGCGCACTATCAGGAACTCCTCAGAAACACTTCGGAATGGGTTCGTATTCCGAGTTCACCATCCATCCGGCCGGGTGACACTTATCCAAGCATTCCTTTGATTCGCCAGCGCATAGCACAAGCTTATACCGCCGATGGTTTGCCTGAATTCAGTCTTATTCCCAACGCAAACCAACTCTATGATACTGAGCTGGTTGCTGCCATCAAAGCCTTTCAGGCGCAACATGGCTTGAATACCGACGGCATTATCGGTAAAAACACCATTAATGCATTGAATATTCCACTCGAATGGAAAATACGCCAGCTGCGCATCAATATGGAACGCCTGCGCTGGCTCCCCAGAAATCTGGGGCAACGCCATCTGCTGGTGAATACCGCAGGCTTCTATCTCACCGCTATTGAAAATGACGAGCCAGTTCTGAATATGCGTATCATTGTCGGGCGGGATTATCGCTCAACGCCCAGTTTTAATGGCGCGCTGTCGTATATGGTGTTGAATCCTTATTGGAATGTTCCGGCGAGCATCGCACGCAAGGATTTATTACCCAAGCAGCAGCAAGATCCGACTTATTTCACAACGGCCGGATTCAAGGTCTACCCCGCCCAGGAACGCGGTGCGCAGGCGCTCGATCCGGGTATGATCGATTGGCATGAACTCAAACAAAGATTTCCCTATTTTCTGCGCCAAGATCCGGGCAGTCACAATGCGCTGGGTAAAATCAAATTCATGTTTTCCAATCCATTCAGCATTTATTTGCACGATACGCCATCCAAATCACTGTTTAGAAAGGATATAAGAACCTTCAGCTCGGGCTGCATACGTCTGGAAAAACCCTTCGAGCTGGCGGCTTTTGCTCTGAACCAACCCAGCTTGCCGGAAAAATTTAGCGCGGATTTGGAAAGCGATAAGACCATTACTACGCATTTACCTAAACCATTACCGATTTACATGGTGTATATTACGGCCTGGGCGGATGAACACGAGAAAGTGTACTTCTACCCGGATATCTATGACCGTGATTTACGTGCGTTGCGTCATGCTCGCTGGTAA
- a CDS encoding amidohydrolase has product MSENKINVRRLVLQAVGATLLLSKTGVFADLSKGSSMNNISAQLILRNGQLTTLDRQNPQATAVAIADGHFIAVGSDYEVMRHANSATQIIDLNRRRVIPGLIDSHLHLIRGGLNYNLELRWDGIPSLADAMRRLKEQVARTPAPQWVRVVGGFTEMQFAERRMPTLDEINAVAPDTPVFILHLYDRALLNRAALRACGYDRDTPNPPGGLIAKDANGEPTGLLLAEPNALILYSALARGPKLPYDYQINSTRHFMREMNRLGVTSVIDAGGGYQNYPDDYKIIEDLHQAGELTLRIAYNLFTQKPGEEIADFTKWTKMLKPGDGDGYYRHNGAGEMLVFSAADFEDFRMPRPDMAASMENDLEAVVRILASNRWPFRLHATYNETISRALDVFEKVNRDIPFDGIHWFFDHAETVTDINLERIARLGGGIAIQHRMAYQGEFFVQRYGSKAAERTPPYQRMLAMGVKVGAGTDATRVASYDPWNALYWLTTGKTLGGLPLYPAANLVDRETALRLYTHANTWFSNEEGIKGQIKAGQYADLAVLSADYFSIPEDEIRQLVSVLTIVGGRIVYGDEEFNALSPPMPPAMPDWSPVNHFGGYFKPAASAAASHPFAQTTCGCGSGCAVHGHAHGRAYQAAVSADDQRGFWGALGCSCWAV; this is encoded by the coding sequence ATGAGTGAAAATAAGATAAATGTGCGCCGCCTTGTGCTGCAAGCGGTCGGAGCCACGTTACTGCTTTCTAAAACTGGTGTATTTGCAGATCTCTCAAAAGGATCCTCAATGAATAACATTTCAGCGCAACTGATACTGCGTAACGGTCAATTGACCACGCTTGATCGTCAAAATCCGCAAGCGACAGCCGTCGCCATTGCCGATGGTCATTTCATCGCCGTAGGAAGCGACTACGAGGTAATGCGTCATGCCAATAGCGCTACGCAAATAATTGATCTTAATCGCCGCCGCGTCATTCCGGGATTAATCGATTCGCACTTACATCTTATCCGCGGTGGACTCAACTACAATCTGGAGTTGCGTTGGGACGGCATCCCTTCGCTGGCAGACGCCATGCGCCGCTTGAAGGAGCAAGTGGCGCGCACACCTGCGCCGCAATGGGTACGCGTTGTGGGCGGTTTTACTGAAATGCAGTTCGCCGAGAGGCGCATGCCAACTTTGGATGAGATCAACGCCGTAGCGCCGGATACTCCGGTTTTCATTTTGCATCTCTACGACCGTGCTTTGCTAAACCGCGCGGCATTGCGCGCCTGCGGCTATGATCGTGATACGCCTAATCCGCCGGGTGGCCTGATTGCCAAGGATGCCAACGGGGAACCGACCGGTCTGCTGCTGGCGGAACCCAATGCATTGATCCTGTATTCAGCCCTCGCCAGAGGCCCTAAGCTGCCGTATGACTATCAAATCAACTCCACACGACATTTCATGCGGGAAATGAATCGCCTGGGAGTAACCAGCGTAATTGATGCCGGTGGCGGCTATCAGAATTATCCCGATGACTACAAAATTATCGAGGACCTGCACCAAGCTGGCGAACTGACGCTACGAATTGCATACAATTTATTTACACAGAAACCTGGAGAAGAAATTGCGGATTTCACCAAATGGACCAAAATGCTGAAACCTGGCGACGGCGATGGTTATTACCGCCACAACGGTGCGGGCGAGATGCTGGTATTTTCTGCTGCGGATTTCGAGGACTTCCGCATGCCACGCCCGGATATGGCAGCAAGCATGGAAAATGACTTGGAGGCTGTGGTGCGTATCCTCGCCAGTAATCGCTGGCCGTTCCGGCTGCATGCCACATACAATGAAACCATTTCACGTGCACTGGATGTATTCGAGAAGGTAAATCGGGATATTCCCTTCGATGGCATTCACTGGTTCTTTGATCATGCCGAAACCGTAACCGATATTAATCTCGAGCGCATCGCAAGACTTGGTGGCGGCATCGCCATTCAGCACCGCATGGCCTATCAAGGTGAGTTTTTTGTTCAACGCTATGGCAGCAAAGCTGCAGAGCGCACACCGCCTTATCAGCGCATGCTGGCGATGGGCGTGAAAGTTGGCGCAGGCACTGATGCCACCCGTGTAGCCAGCTACGACCCGTGGAATGCGCTGTACTGGCTTACGACGGGTAAAACGCTGGGCGGCCTTCCGCTGTATCCGGCGGCCAATCTGGTTGATCGCGAAACGGCATTGCGTCTCTATACGCACGCAAATACCTGGTTCTCCAACGAAGAAGGTATCAAAGGCCAGATCAAAGCCGGTCAATACGCCGATCTCGCCGTACTATCCGCGGATTATTTCAGCATTCCGGAAGACGAAATCAGGCAGCTTGTCTCAGTACTCACAATAGTTGGCGGACGAATTGTTTATGGAGACGAGGAATTCAACGCGCTTTCTCCGCCTATGCCGCCAGCCATGCCGGATTGGTCACCGGTAAATCATTTCGGCGGTTATTTTAAACCGGCAGCAAGCGCCGCAGCTTCACACCCATTTGCTCAAACAACCTGTGGCTGCGGAAGCGGTTGTGCCGTGCATGGCCATGCGCATGGTCGTGCATATCAGGCTGCTGTCAGCGCCGATGATCAGCGTGGATTCTGGGGTGCACTCGGCTGTTCATGCTGGGCGGTATGA
- a CDS encoding YcbK family protein: protein MIRKFLDQAYLSETEPSRRNFLKTSLSTCTLLALPMAATSVHAAIKKPLEKKLSFLNLHTGERTRATFWVNGRYIPEGMRVINQVLRDHRTGDRYKIDPTLFDFLHLLQHKLRTHQEFHVISAYRSPATNAKLAAQSGGVAKNSLHTHGKAIDIRLPGRKLSDLRSAALSLKIGGVGYYPSSNFVHLDTGNYRFWGG from the coding sequence ATGATACGAAAATTTCTGGATCAAGCGTATTTATCAGAAACAGAACCCAGTCGCCGCAATTTTTTAAAAACCAGCTTGAGTACATGTACTTTGTTAGCACTGCCCATGGCAGCCACATCCGTTCATGCGGCCATCAAAAAACCTTTAGAAAAAAAACTGAGCTTTCTTAATTTGCATACCGGTGAACGCACTCGAGCGACTTTCTGGGTCAATGGCCGTTACATTCCAGAAGGTATGCGCGTCATCAACCAAGTGTTGCGTGACCATCGCACCGGTGACCGATATAAGATCGATCCTACGCTGTTTGATTTTTTGCATCTGCTACAACACAAATTGAGAACCCATCAAGAATTCCATGTGATCTCAGCCTACCGTTCTCCTGCCACTAATGCCAAACTGGCAGCGCAAAGTGGCGGAGTCGCCAAAAATAGCCTGCATACACATGGAAAAGCCATCGATATCCGCCTGCCGGGACGTAAATTATCCGACTTGCGCAGTGCCGCGTTGTCATTGAAAATAGGCGGTGTCGGTTATTATCCCTCGTCTAATTTTGTTCATTTGGATACAGGAAATTATCGTTTTTGGGGGGGGTAG
- a CDS encoding NADPH-dependent FMN reductase: MIKIIGITGSLRSASFNTALLRAASELMPSGAALEIATLKGIPLYDADVEASEGIPQAVIVLQKQIAAADGLLLATPEYNSSMPGVFKNAIDWLSRPPSDIARIFGNRPVAVIGASPGGFGTVLSQNAWLPVLRTLGTRPWYGGRLLVSRAHHVFNESGEMIDEAARTQLQNFLAGFVEFVQAGSKLRS; encoded by the coding sequence ATGATAAAAATCATCGGAATTACAGGAAGTTTGCGTAGCGCTTCGTTCAATACTGCGCTGTTACGTGCAGCCTCAGAATTGATGCCGAGCGGAGCTGCGCTGGAGATAGCGACACTTAAGGGTATCCCGCTTTATGATGCTGATGTCGAAGCCAGCGAAGGCATTCCTCAGGCAGTGATTGTTTTGCAAAAGCAGATTGCTGCTGCCGATGGATTATTGTTAGCTACCCCTGAATACAACAGTTCCATGCCAGGCGTATTCAAAAATGCGATCGATTGGTTATCGCGGCCACCGAGCGACATTGCGCGAATTTTCGGGAATCGTCCGGTTGCGGTGATAGGTGCCTCGCCCGGAGGGTTCGGCACAGTCCTATCCCAAAATGCCTGGCTACCCGTGTTGCGGACACTAGGCACACGTCCGTGGTACGGTGGACGGCTACTGGTATCACGGGCGCATCACGTCTTCAACGAATCCGGTGAAATGATAGATGAAGCAGCGCGTACGCAGCTTCAGAATTTTCTTGCCGGGTTTGTCGAATTTGTCCAAGCCGGCAGCAAGCTACGGAGCTAA
- a CDS encoding SnoaL-like domain-containing protein, giving the protein MTLEEKLDDLNHMILKGEILESMDKYYHPDCIVIEKNDVVAQGLKQAKDRESELFEGVEAWLKSEIVSTAIGENVTMTEWHYEYQHKDLGHKKFDQVAVQHWKDGKIISDRFYALY; this is encoded by the coding sequence ATGACTTTGGAAGAAAAACTCGACGATTTAAATCACATGATACTCAAAGGCGAAATATTGGAATCGATGGATAAGTATTATCATCCCGATTGTATCGTTATCGAAAAGAATGATGTGGTAGCACAAGGACTGAAACAAGCCAAAGATCGGGAATCCGAGCTATTCGAGGGCGTCGAAGCATGGCTCAAATCAGAGATTGTATCGACTGCTATTGGTGAAAACGTAACGATGACCGAGTGGCATTACGAGTATCAACACAAAGATCTTGGGCACAAGAAATTTGATCAGGTAGCAGTTCAGCACTGGAAGGATGGAAAAATCATCAGTGATCGATTCTACGCGCTGTATTAA
- a CDS encoding exodeoxyribonuclease III: MQIITLNLNGIRAAVKKGFLQWLAAQSADVVCVQELKAQLPDLSPAIQSPDGYHGYFHCAGQRGYSGVGIYTRKKPDQVIEGIGIADIDAEGRFLQADFGNLSIISIYLPSGSSGEHRQAAKFYFMEKFFPVLQNLKISNREIILCGDWNIAHKEIDLKNWRSNQKNSGFLPEEREWLSNVLENSGFIDVFRRLNAEPDQYTWWSNRGQAWAKNVGWRIDYQIATPVIAQLAQRVSIYKDERFSDHAPLIIDYDHEL, translated from the coding sequence ATGCAAATTATAACGCTTAACTTAAATGGTATTCGCGCAGCTGTTAAAAAAGGCTTTCTTCAATGGCTCGCAGCACAATCAGCAGATGTCGTTTGCGTCCAGGAATTAAAAGCGCAACTGCCCGATCTTTCCCCCGCGATCCAATCTCCGGATGGCTATCACGGCTACTTTCATTGCGCCGGACAAAGAGGCTATAGCGGTGTCGGGATATATACCCGCAAAAAACCGGATCAAGTCATCGAAGGCATCGGGATTGCCGACATCGATGCCGAAGGCCGCTTTCTGCAAGCGGACTTTGGCAACTTAAGCATCATTTCGATCTATCTGCCGTCCGGTTCCAGCGGCGAACATCGGCAAGCCGCAAAATTTTATTTTATGGAAAAATTTTTTCCGGTATTGCAGAACCTGAAGATTAGCAATCGGGAAATCATTTTATGCGGTGATTGGAACATTGCGCACAAGGAAATCGACCTCAAGAATTGGCGCTCCAATCAGAAAAACTCCGGTTTTTTGCCTGAAGAGCGTGAATGGTTATCCAATGTATTGGAAAATTCCGGTTTTATTGATGTGTTTCGCCGTCTGAACGCAGAACCGGATCAGTACACATGGTGGTCGAACCGTGGACAAGCCTGGGCTAAAAATGTAGGCTGGCGCATCGACTATCAAATCGCCACACCTGTTATCGCACAACTCGCACAAAGGGTTTCCATTTATAAAGATGAGCGTTTTTCCGATCATGCACCACTGATTATCGACTACGATCACGAATTATGA
- the ycaC gene encoding isochorismate family cysteine hydrolase YcaC: MDKTFKYNRLSKDDAALLLVDHQAGLISLVQDFSPNEFKNNVLALTACGKYFKLPTILTTSFEEGPNGPLVPEIKEIFPDAPYIARPGNINAWDNEDFVNAIKKTGRKQLIIAGVVTEVCVAFPALSAIEEGYEVFVVTDASGTFNEVTRHSAWLRMQAAGVQMMSWFGVACELHRDWRNDVEGLGALFSSYLPNYRNLMTSYFAITKK; the protein is encoded by the coding sequence ATGGATAAAACTTTTAAATACAACCGGCTTTCCAAGGATGATGCTGCTTTACTACTGGTAGACCACCAGGCCGGTCTGATCTCGCTGGTGCAGGATTTCTCCCCGAATGAATTCAAGAATAACGTGTTGGCCTTAACGGCTTGCGGTAAGTATTTCAAGCTGCCAACCATCCTGACCACCAGTTTCGAGGAAGGTCCGAATGGACCATTGGTTCCGGAAATCAAGGAAATATTCCCCGATGCGCCTTACATCGCACGCCCCGGCAACATCAATGCCTGGGACAATGAGGATTTCGTTAACGCGATCAAAAAAACTGGCCGCAAGCAGTTGATCATCGCCGGTGTGGTCACCGAAGTTTGCGTTGCCTTCCCGGCATTGTCCGCCATCGAGGAAGGCTATGAAGTATTCGTAGTTACTGATGCTTCCGGTACTTTCAACGAAGTAACCCGCCACTCTGCTTGGTTGCGTATGCAGGCAGCAGGCGTGCAGATGATGAGCTGGTTCGGTGTCGCCTGCGAATTACACCGTGACTGGCGTAACGACGTCGAAGGCTTGGGCGCTTTGTTCTCCAGCTACCTGCCGAACTACCGCAATCTGATGACGAGTTATTTCGCCATCACTAAGAAGTAA
- a CDS encoding alginate export family protein → MAIRKRHIFMYQQTAKTCKVSLAAAVMLIASLPTAASEYLPLRFEENWGADCNKIAPKCWRIGKAVTLTFGADARVRSDNYRPLNFGIGSDTGGDSLTLFRSMAHGDLRVGKHAQMFVQFGAYDEAGRRGGPISVDQSNPDLQQGFLAWNGDKFSLRVGRQEMTLGTSRLIAVREGPNIRLAFDGARAGWRRGSYRIDAFAFRPVFNRPRTFDDSVNKSQALYGLYATLTPESIAPLKIDLYWLGYERDQALFAAAQGQEHRHSFGTRLFGSAKGWDWNTEAIFQAGRVGNQTIRAWTISSDTGFTFTTLPWSPRLGLKADIASGDKTPGDGRLGTFNALYPNPTYFSEAALLAPGNTMDMQPTVTIKPVPTLTFVLGWNFLWKHHKEDAVYTPPAPLVVIPETIGTDRYIGDQIKLEGSYRLHPQWEIRAAAIHFNAGEALTQVGGRNVNFLMTSLAFRW, encoded by the coding sequence ATGGCTATCCGCAAAAGGCATATCTTTATGTACCAGCAGACGGCAAAAACTTGCAAGGTTAGCCTGGCTGCCGCTGTAATGCTTATCGCGTCATTGCCAACGGCCGCATCCGAGTATCTGCCGCTACGATTCGAAGAAAATTGGGGCGCAGATTGCAACAAAATTGCGCCCAAATGCTGGCGAATTGGTAAGGCTGTCACGCTAACATTCGGTGCTGACGCACGCGTGCGCAGCGACAATTACCGTCCTCTTAATTTTGGTATTGGCAGCGACACTGGCGGTGACAGCTTAACGTTATTTCGAAGCATGGCGCACGGTGATCTGCGCGTCGGCAAACACGCCCAGATGTTCGTACAGTTCGGGGCATATGACGAAGCCGGGCGCCGCGGCGGACCAATCAGCGTCGATCAAAGCAACCCTGACTTGCAACAAGGCTTCCTGGCCTGGAACGGCGATAAGTTTTCTCTTCGTGTCGGCCGGCAGGAAATGACGCTTGGCACCTCGCGTCTGATTGCAGTGCGAGAGGGCCCCAATATTCGCCTCGCTTTCGACGGCGCACGCGCCGGCTGGCGGCGGGGATCATATCGCATCGACGCCTTCGCCTTCCGTCCGGTTTTCAACCGACCGAGAACCTTCGATGACTCAGTCAATAAGTCGCAAGCCCTGTACGGCTTGTATGCCACACTTACCCCGGAAAGTATTGCTCCCCTCAAGATCGATCTCTACTGGCTTGGCTACGAACGAGATCAAGCACTGTTTGCAGCGGCGCAGGGGCAGGAACACAGGCATTCTTTCGGCACACGGCTTTTTGGTTCTGCTAAGGGCTGGGACTGGAACACGGAGGCTATATTCCAAGCCGGCCGTGTCGGCAATCAGACCATTCGTGCCTGGACAATTTCCTCCGATACCGGATTTACTTTCACCACACTGCCTTGGTCACCACGGCTCGGCCTGAAAGCGGATATTGCCAGCGGCGATAAAACTCCTGGCGACGGACGGCTCGGTACCTTTAACGCACTCTACCCCAACCCCACCTATTTCAGCGAAGCAGCACTATTGGCACCGGGCAATACTATGGATATGCAACCGACTGTGACAATCAAGCCTGTTCCTACATTAACATTCGTTCTGGGCTGGAATTTCCTATGGAAACATCACAAGGAAGATGCGGTTTACACACCACCCGCGCCATTGGTCGTGATACCTGAGACCATCGGAACCGACCGGTATATCGGCGATCAAATCAAGCTGGAAGGCAGTTATCGTCTCCATCCACAGTGGGAAATTCGTGCCGCCGCAATCCATTTCAACGCAGGGGAAGCTTTGACACAGGTTGGTGGCAGGAACGTAAATTTCCTCATGACAAGCTTGGCATTTCGCTGGTGA
- a CDS encoding reverse transcriptase domain-containing protein, which translates to MSKIQDDIIKIAYKKLKQMIYYEKTHLFLRKRLAEFECTEDFEERLRIIDTVIKTKVPTKEKAFQDWLNEINFVLLPKGVSGIDSQSEKGKGTYVTNVTSQENYKIEKVNYIFDGPIELHLIAVLWLMIDGSEIDSKLTRNCMGSRLHPLVGQDEDHSAQLFKKYHELYAKWRDDGIKKARDLLVNEEQSICIIALDLQEYYYRVQIDWIKLRTQTVRPNKTTGFYKTVFAREILGSQLFDCIEAICTAYRQRIAPQLKITHGDIPDNATCLPIGLCASPLIANWYLKEFDEAILTKVRPAYYGRYVDDILLVVTSQFEPTNDPIRSFMEEILVNTGVMQHDVNNLRYELTGTPGLFLQEQKCILQFFDAGHSIAGLEKFQKEIEENASDFAMLPVEGDESPVEQVAYDLLYDGSVNKIRSIKEIAENRWELAKHLSKQTRLFLVAEGRLDTQTRKELFRFFKGRNAIDYWDMWERVIAFLVIAGNKKTVDEFCKAIRSEIKKMSFSKLDDGNISDLLRRAMMAHLDVSLEMIHAVRDTETSKDSVLEHWRTSNLIRHHLVAVPLLNYTEFNGDLAIPGYVADFILDDHKIKWSPRFVHFDECLGFSDSGYFAVTDGDSITTANQIYAKFHGSSVEDVISESADGEL; encoded by the coding sequence ATGAGCAAGATTCAAGACGACATTATCAAGATTGCCTATAAGAAATTGAAACAGATGATCTATTACGAAAAGACTCATCTTTTTCTGCGGAAGCGTCTCGCCGAGTTTGAATGTACAGAAGATTTTGAAGAACGTCTCCGCATAATCGATACAGTTATAAAAACCAAAGTTCCCACGAAAGAAAAAGCCTTTCAAGATTGGCTAAATGAAATCAATTTTGTGTTGCTGCCCAAAGGAGTGAGCGGAATTGATTCACAGAGCGAAAAGGGTAAAGGCACCTATGTAACGAACGTGACCAGCCAAGAGAATTACAAAATTGAAAAGGTGAACTACATCTTCGACGGGCCGATTGAGCTACATCTCATAGCGGTTCTTTGGTTGATGATTGATGGTTCGGAAATTGATAGTAAGCTGACACGGAATTGTATGGGCTCCCGTCTTCACCCACTTGTCGGGCAGGATGAGGATCATTCCGCACAACTCTTCAAAAAGTATCATGAGTTGTATGCCAAATGGCGCGACGATGGTATCAAAAAAGCCCGAGACCTGCTTGTCAACGAAGAGCAAAGTATCTGCATCATCGCCTTAGATCTTCAGGAATATTATTATCGGGTGCAGATTGACTGGATAAAGCTGCGTACCCAGACTGTAAGGCCAAATAAAACAACTGGATTCTATAAGACCGTATTCGCACGAGAAATACTCGGGTCTCAGTTATTTGATTGCATTGAAGCGATTTGCACTGCTTATCGACAGCGAATCGCGCCTCAACTAAAAATTACTCATGGCGACATTCCAGATAATGCAACTTGTCTACCTATTGGCCTATGTGCTTCCCCACTGATTGCGAATTGGTATTTGAAAGAATTCGATGAAGCCATTTTGACCAAAGTTCGTCCTGCTTACTATGGTCGATATGTAGACGACATCCTTCTGGTAGTGACAAGCCAATTCGAGCCAACTAACGATCCAATTAGAAGTTTTATGGAAGAGATTCTAGTAAATACTGGGGTCATGCAACATGATGTGAACAATTTACGATATGAGTTGACCGGAACACCGGGGTTATTTTTACAGGAGCAGAAGTGTATTCTTCAATTTTTTGATGCTGGTCATTCCATTGCTGGGTTGGAAAAATTCCAGAAGGAGATTGAAGAAAATGCAAGTGACTTTGCTATGCTTCCCGTAGAAGGGGACGAAAGCCCGGTTGAGCAGGTTGCTTACGATTTGCTTTATGATGGTTCAGTGAACAAGATTCGAAGCATCAAAGAGATTGCTGAAAATCGATGGGAGCTTGCTAAGCATCTTTCTAAACAGACACGACTATTTCTGGTGGCAGAAGGACGACTCGATACACAAACGAGAAAGGAGCTGTTCCGATTCTTCAAGGGGCGAAATGCGATCGATTATTGGGATATGTGGGAGCGTGTCATTGCGTTCTTGGTGATTGCTGGGAATAAAAAGACCGTTGACGAATTTTGTAAGGCGATTAGAAGTGAAATAAAAAAGATGTCGTTTTCAAAATTAGATGATGGCAATATCTCAGACCTACTGAGGAGGGCAATGATGGCGCATCTTGATGTTTCGCTGGAAATGATCCACGCGGTGAGAGATACAGAGACTTCAAAAGACTCAGTACTTGAGCATTGGCGTACTTCGAACTTAATTCGCCATCACTTGGTGGCGGTACCACTATTAAATTACACAGAATTTAATGGTGATCTCGCCATACCGGGTTATGTGGCCGATTTCATTCTTGATGATCACAAGATCAAATGGAGTCCGCGTTTTGTTCATTTTGATGAGTGTTTGGGATTCAGCGACTCAGGTTATTTTGCGGTCACCGACGGTGATTCGATCACGACAGCCAATCAGATTTACGCCAAATTTCATGGGTCAAGCGTTGAAGATGTAATCAGCGAATCTGCAGATGGCGAATTGTAA